Proteins encoded by one window of Candidatus Cloacimonadota bacterium:
- a CDS encoding FtsX-like permease family protein encodes MSYIQQTSRFNSGHMKVVSRAYAEMLDIKPYDLALLDVSEDLYEWKEQYPQLDWVERINFGALLDVPDNDGNTKIQSEIVGFAIDLLGSEEEINRMQLKNGLKRGKLPQDASEILISLAAAEKMELKVGDKVTLMGATVFGAMSMRNFQISGMVEFGVLSLDRGAIVADLSAIREMLDMQDAAGEILCFFKDGEYNLRDATKIANHFNGKYSNKEEEFSPQMLRLNDQGNLGPILRMFDYSLVWMSLGFIMVMAIVLWNAGLLNGIRRYGEFGLRLAIGESKRMVYTSLLSEALIVGIAGGVLGVIIGSGISIYFNIHGMDMSVYNRSSNMMTENILYTSLTVKAIIASFIPGLVSTFLGAALAGIAIFKRETSQLFKELET; translated from the coding sequence ATGAGTTACATACAACAGACCTCCAGATTCAATAGCGGTCATATGAAGGTTGTAAGTAGGGCTTATGCAGAAATGCTGGATATCAAGCCATACGATCTGGCATTGCTAGATGTATCGGAAGATTTATATGAGTGGAAAGAACAATATCCACAATTAGATTGGGTTGAACGCATCAACTTTGGAGCCTTGCTGGATGTTCCCGATAACGATGGGAATACAAAAATCCAAAGCGAAATAGTAGGTTTTGCCATCGATTTGTTAGGCTCGGAAGAAGAGATCAACCGCATGCAGTTAAAAAATGGTTTAAAGCGGGGTAAATTACCTCAAGATGCAAGTGAGATCCTAATTAGTTTGGCAGCCGCAGAGAAGATGGAACTGAAAGTGGGGGATAAGGTTACGTTGATGGGGGCTACAGTGTTTGGGGCAATGAGTATGCGTAATTTTCAGATTTCGGGGATGGTAGAATTTGGAGTGTTATCTTTGGATAGAGGGGCTATAGTAGCAGATCTATCGGCAATACGCGAGATGCTGGATATGCAAGATGCAGCGGGAGAGATTCTCTGTTTCTTTAAAGATGGAGAGTATAATCTGAGAGATGCTACCAAGATTGCTAATCACTTCAACGGCAAATATAGCAATAAAGAAGAGGAATTCTCGCCGCAGATGCTGAGACTTAACGATCAAGGCAACTTGGGTCCCATTCTAAGGATGTTCGACTATTCCCTGGTGTGGATGTCCTTAGGCTTCATAATGGTAATGGCAATAGTGCTTTGGAATGCGGGGTTATTGAATGGAATAAGACGCTATGGTGAGTTTGGATTGCGTCTTGCCATTGGCGAAAGTAAACGCATGGTATATACTTCTTTGCTTTCAGAAGCTTTGATAGTGGGCATTGCAGGGGGAGTATTAGGGGTAATAATCGGCTCGGGGATAAGCATATACTTTAATATTCATGGCATGGATATGAGCGTGTACAACCGCAGTTCTAACATGATGACAGAAAACATTTTATATACATCTCTAACCGTTAAAGCGATAATTGCAAGTTTTATTCCCGGCTTGGTTTCAACCTTTTTGGGGGCGGCACTTGCCGGGATTGCCATCTTTAAACGTGAAACATCACAACTATTTAAGGAGCTGGAAACATGA
- a CDS encoding outer membrane lipoprotein-sorting protein, which yields MKSLLSALCMLLILPLYGQAPSAEQIIQAVDANMISQTSKSRTRMVVHSRRATRTMEAINYSRGNNMFFSEYLSPPREKGTKMLKLDEDLWIYDPGTDRSIQISGNMLKQSVMGSDLSYEDMMEETHLLDSYNAELSGDIQYEGRDCWILELNAKNTDVSYYKRKAYIDKQRYVCLYEEWFAKSGKLLKTVKASDVQRIDNRWYPTKYVFKDELKQGSGTEYYLEEIQLDLDLPAHVFTKAMLKK from the coding sequence ATGAAGAGTTTATTATCGGCATTATGTATGTTGCTAATACTGCCCCTCTATGGGCAAGCGCCTTCTGCCGAGCAAATTATCCAGGCAGTAGACGCAAACATGATATCGCAAACGTCAAAATCCCGCACACGTATGGTTGTTCATTCGCGCCGTGCTACTCGCACAATGGAAGCTATCAACTACTCCAGAGGCAACAATATGTTTTTCAGCGAATACCTTTCTCCTCCACGGGAAAAGGGAACAAAGATGTTAAAACTGGATGAAGATCTGTGGATCTACGATCCCGGTACAGACCGCAGTATTCAAATCTCTGGCAATATGCTCAAACAATCGGTGATGGGTAGCGACCTTTCCTATGAGGACATGATGGAGGAAACCCATCTTCTGGATAGTTATAATGCAGAGCTAAGCGGTGATATTCAGTATGAGGGCAGAGATTGTTGGATCTTGGAATTGAATGCAAAAAACACTGATGTTAGCTATTATAAACGTAAAGCATATATAGATAAACAGAGATATGTGTGCCTCTATGAAGAATGGTTTGCAAAAAGCGGAAAGCTGCTTAAAACCGTGAAAGCATCCGATGTGCAGCGCATCGATAACAGATGGTATCCCACTAAATATGTGTTTAAAGACGAACTGAAGCAAGGCTCTGGTACAGAATA